From Arcticibacter tournemirensis, one genomic window encodes:
- a CDS encoding FecR family protein: protein MSVDLRNIDDALLAKYFQGETAPEENRIIESWRGASAANEKYFQNLLPIWQMNQRILRVETPDIDGAWKRFEKQADAKGLFGNKRWWTKRKISFAAAAAIALAFGWFVLYSFYADRPITLASGNQVMADTLSDGSVVTLNKNSALIFADNRRLKQREVTITKGEGFFNVKHNTSRPFIVRYRGCKITVLGTSFNVRTHDKEIEVIVESGLVSISRGFTSILLRPSEKVFFNLDSGRLKRSPNSDHLYDYYFSKEIKADKTPLWKVVNVINKKYNSKIVIGSKQLKDRQLTTVFKDQPLQQILDVLSKTYNLKVTRKNDSIILE from the coding sequence ATGAGCGTTGACTTAAGAAATATAGACGATGCCCTACTGGCAAAGTATTTTCAGGGGGAAACAGCACCGGAGGAAAACCGTATAATTGAATCCTGGAGGGGTGCCAGCGCTGCCAACGAGAAGTATTTTCAAAATCTTCTTCCCATATGGCAAATGAATCAGAGAATACTGAGAGTAGAAACTCCAGATATCGATGGGGCCTGGAAACGATTTGAAAAGCAGGCAGATGCAAAAGGCTTATTCGGGAATAAAAGATGGTGGACGAAAAGGAAAATAAGTTTCGCAGCCGCCGCAGCCATAGCTCTCGCTTTTGGCTGGTTCGTGTTGTACTCTTTTTATGCTGACCGGCCTATTACATTAGCGAGCGGAAATCAGGTTATGGCAGATACCTTATCAGATGGATCGGTCGTAACATTAAACAAAAATTCTGCGCTGATATTTGCCGATAACCGGCGTTTAAAACAAAGAGAAGTCACGATTACTAAGGGAGAAGGATTCTTCAATGTGAAGCACAATACCTCCCGTCCCTTTATCGTCAGATATCGCGGATGCAAAATAACTGTACTTGGCACATCCTTTAACGTTCGCACTCATGATAAAGAGATAGAAGTAATCGTAGAGTCAGGATTAGTCAGCATAAGCAGGGGCTTCACATCTATACTGCTAAGGCCTTCGGAGAAAGTTTTTTTTAACCTGGACAGCGGGAGGCTGAAAAGGTCGCCGAATTCTGATCATCTCTATGATTATTACTTTTCCAAAGAGATAAAAGCGGATAAAACACCGCTGTGGAAGGTGGTCAATGTGATCAATAAAAAGTACAATAGCAAAATTGTAATCGGTTCAAAACAACTTAAAGACCGCCAGCTTACAACGGTTTTCAAGGACCAGCCGCTTCAGCAAATACTTGACGTATTATCTAAAACCTATAACCTTAAAGTAACCAGAAAGAATGATAGCATTATTCTTGAATAG
- a CDS encoding alkaline phosphatase family protein, which translates to MLTKKRVVFYLVDGARPDILSGLVAGGLLPNFARIAEEGTYRTATSCFPSTTGPAYLPFLTGHFPGTIGITGIRWFDKTEFKKSRVNRYAMRSYCGPEAALFNTDMPDDKPTLFELMGRAYNLYNMITRSVPDEFDLGKKGKKLLYTRAHFLKRHHPVDLQGHQRMMDMLRSGNDFDFLFSVFPSVDWDSHYYHYRDNRTVEAYKIADQSLGEVREFLEKKGWWKDTLFVLTSDHGLTPTHSHLDLGDWMTAHDLKSVYYPVIWKRAPKSAVMISGNSFGSIHLLNHQGAHVLREQELKQCFGDERMKALLGEDAVNFIAYRGEEENSFYVENDNGRACIRKSKAAYSYHADSGDPFSLGNDLITKTHREALESTFDSPYPDALVQIAQLFQSRRAGDVVVGAKRGFDLRDFWEYPEHRGSHGSLDKDHMLVPLLYNQRGWASHPARTADIFNTILKWSGRKVISGEGESLF; encoded by the coding sequence GTGCTAACAAAAAAACGTGTCGTGTTCTATCTGGTTGATGGAGCCCGGCCAGACATTCTATCCGGTTTAGTCGCTGGCGGGCTATTACCTAACTTTGCGAGGATCGCTGAGGAAGGAACATACCGGACGGCTACCAGCTGTTTTCCCTCCACAACCGGGCCTGCTTACTTGCCATTCTTAACGGGGCATTTTCCGGGTACGATAGGTATTACCGGGATCCGTTGGTTCGACAAGACAGAATTTAAAAAGTCGAGGGTTAACAGATATGCCATGCGTTCCTACTGCGGTCCGGAAGCAGCATTGTTCAATACCGATATGCCTGACGATAAGCCTACGCTGTTTGAACTTATGGGCCGGGCTTACAATTTGTACAATATGATCACACGTAGTGTGCCGGATGAGTTTGACCTTGGGAAAAAGGGAAAAAAATTGTTGTATACCCGTGCACACTTCCTGAAAAGGCACCATCCTGTAGATTTGCAGGGGCACCAGAGAATGATGGATATGCTGCGCTCTGGCAATGACTTTGATTTTCTGTTTTCTGTTTTTCCAAGTGTCGACTGGGACTCTCACTATTATCATTACCGCGATAATCGCACGGTTGAAGCTTATAAAATTGCCGATCAAAGCCTGGGCGAGGTAAGGGAATTTCTTGAAAAGAAGGGATGGTGGAAGGATACGCTTTTTGTTCTCACATCTGATCATGGGCTGACCCCAACACACAGTCACCTCGATCTGGGTGACTGGATGACGGCGCACGATCTTAAATCAGTCTATTATCCTGTGATATGGAAGAGGGCACCTAAATCTGCCGTTATGATCTCCGGCAACTCGTTCGGGAGTATTCATCTTCTTAACCATCAAGGTGCACATGTTCTGAGGGAACAAGAGCTAAAGCAGTGTTTTGGGGATGAACGGATGAAGGCTTTGCTCGGGGAAGATGCGGTCAACTTTATCGCTTACCGCGGCGAGGAGGAAAATTCCTTTTATGTCGAAAACGACAACGGCCGAGCCTGTATCAGGAAAAGTAAGGCAGCCTATTCCTATCATGCGGATAGCGGAGATCCTTTCAGCCTTGGCAATGATCTGATAACCAAGACTCATCGTGAAGCGCTCGAATCTACCTTCGACTCTCCTTATCCGGATGCCCTTGTGCAAATCGCTCAGCTTTTTCAAAGCCGTCGGGCTGGCGATGTGGTAGTTGGCGCGAAGCGTGGTTTTGATCTTCGCGATTTCTGGGAATACCCCGAACATCGGGGTTCGCACGGCTCCCTCGACAAGGATCATATGCTGGTGCCCTTGTTGTACAATCAGCGTGGCTGGGCTTCTCACCCTGCGCGCACTGCCGATATTTTTAATACCATCCTAAAATGGTCAGGCAGAAAAGTGATAAGTGGCGAAGGTGAATCATTGTTCTAA
- a CDS encoding lysylphosphatidylglycerol synthase transmembrane domain-containing protein, with protein sequence MENDQEKDIKQVFQRKLIIKGCLWLTLLTTASIAAVFFYNNTGSMLNAIKHIKPKFILTCICMVFVDLMLGSWRNHIFVRKLYPRLSHWVSFRANVANMFMGAITPFHSGAGPAQLYVYNRYGVKVLDGFIISLINMGATLLFMPVAGFIAILIMNDQLETGLVPALLKYGFTVFFIFLLTFVLAFLKPVWVGRGIQLMAFTLGKVFVKKNEALNSWADKSFANIAKYQAICSKLLNDHPFLFPMSLIITGALYFNKYCMQYIILLGLGIHTSFAQVVAVQILIQFMIYFAPSPGGSGFAEASIAILFSSIVPADVISVFTLLQRSFLLFFPALVGAYVVLSLLKKQTFNDQ encoded by the coding sequence ATGGAAAACGACCAGGAAAAGGATATAAAACAAGTATTTCAAAGGAAGCTGATTATTAAAGGATGCCTATGGTTGACCCTGCTGACGACCGCCTCTATCGCTGCTGTGTTCTTTTACAATAATACAGGCAGCATGTTGAACGCAATAAAACACATCAAACCTAAATTTATCCTTACCTGTATATGTATGGTTTTTGTCGACCTGATGCTTGGAAGCTGGCGGAATCATATTTTTGTCAGAAAACTATACCCCCGGTTGTCGCACTGGGTGAGTTTCAGGGCAAATGTGGCGAACATGTTTATGGGGGCAATTACTCCTTTTCACAGTGGTGCAGGGCCAGCTCAACTTTATGTATATAACCGTTATGGCGTAAAGGTGCTCGATGGTTTTATCATAAGCCTGATCAATATGGGCGCTACATTGCTTTTCATGCCTGTCGCCGGCTTTATTGCAATTCTCATCATGAACGACCAATTGGAAACTGGATTGGTACCTGCTCTGCTAAAGTATGGATTTACAGTGTTCTTCATTTTCTTGTTGACATTCGTACTCGCCTTCTTAAAACCAGTATGGGTAGGAAGAGGCATTCAATTGATGGCTTTCACACTGGGAAAGGTTTTTGTGAAGAAGAACGAGGCGCTGAATAGTTGGGCTGACAAATCTTTTGCGAATATCGCTAAGTACCAGGCAATATGCAGCAAGCTCCTCAATGACCATCCTTTTCTTTTTCCGATGAGCCTCATTATCACCGGAGCTTTGTATTTTAATAAGTATTGCATGCAGTATATTATTCTTCTTGGCCTGGGTATTCATACTTCTTTTGCACAAGTTGTGGCAGTTCAGATCCTGATTCAGTTTATGATCTATTTTGCCCCGAGTCCCGGTGGAAGCGGCTTTGCCGAAGCCAGTATCGCTATCCTTTTTTCAAGCATCGTGCCAGCCGACGTTATTTCAGTTTTTACGCTTTTGCAAAGATCTTTTCTGCTATTCTTTCCCGCCCTGGTCGGAGCATATGTAGTACTGTCACTTTTAAAAAAGCAGACTTTTAACGATCAATAG
- a CDS encoding glycoside hydrolase family 97 protein produces MKFINKFAFCLLLLAASGRLAAQKPIDLTSPNGQLKVSVTLGDKIYYSMAANGKELLIKNHLGLSLADGKLGINPKLASSKKTKGEEVIKPYVPVKFSTVKSVFNSLLLNFKGNFSVEFRAYDEGIAYRFITSKKGDIEVLTEDFSIGFPEDYVLNLQQTGDFKTSSEEPYTHISSMSWKPEEKMSTLPVLIDTKNKHKILISESDLSDYPGLFLKGTGENGATGTFPKAPLEFGPDGDRSQKIVKTADYIAKTNGTRSFPWRYFLITSDDKQILENTMTLKLAPKSVISNPGWIKPGQASWEWWNDATPYGPDVNFVSGYNLDTYKYYIDFASKYGVKYIVMDEGWAKSTTDPYTPNPKVDLKELIRYGKEKKVGIILWLTWLTVHNNMDVFKTFHEWGIKGVKIDFMDRSDQWMVKYYENVVKEAAKNEIFVDFHGAFKPSGLEYKYPNLLTYEGVRGLENMGGCSPDNSTYLPFMRNAVGPMDFTPGAMINMQPNVYRADRPNAAAIGTRVNQLAMYVVFESGLSMLCDNPTLYYRNADCTEFIASVPTTWDETKALIADAGQIAVVAKRKDQKWFIGGMVNGKEDTREVELNFDFLPKGKTYTMTYFEDGINAGRQAMDYRKKTKEVKSGDKMTITMVRNGGWAASLE; encoded by the coding sequence ATGAAGTTCATCAACAAATTTGCTTTCTGTCTCCTGCTTTTAGCAGCATCCGGGCGCCTTGCAGCGCAAAAGCCAATCGACCTTACGTCGCCAAACGGGCAATTGAAGGTGTCGGTCACACTCGGTGATAAGATATATTACTCCATGGCGGCCAATGGGAAAGAGCTGCTTATAAAAAACCACCTGGGTCTAAGCCTTGCTGACGGGAAGCTTGGCATTAACCCTAAACTGGCGTCATCTAAAAAGACAAAAGGCGAAGAAGTGATCAAACCGTATGTTCCTGTGAAATTCTCAACGGTAAAAAGCGTTTTCAATTCATTGTTGCTGAACTTTAAGGGCAATTTCTCGGTGGAGTTCCGTGCTTATGATGAGGGCATTGCTTACCGCTTTATCACCTCCAAAAAAGGTGATATTGAAGTATTGACGGAGGATTTTAGTATTGGTTTTCCGGAGGACTACGTATTAAACCTGCAGCAGACCGGCGATTTTAAGACATCCTCCGAAGAACCGTATACGCATATCTCGTCAATGAGCTGGAAACCGGAAGAAAAGATGTCAACATTGCCTGTATTGATCGACACGAAAAATAAACACAAGATACTGATCAGCGAATCTGACCTGTCAGACTATCCCGGTCTTTTCCTGAAAGGAACGGGTGAGAATGGCGCCACCGGGACTTTCCCCAAGGCACCCCTGGAGTTCGGTCCGGATGGCGATCGTAGTCAGAAGATCGTTAAAACGGCTGACTACATCGCCAAAACCAATGGTACCCGGAGTTTTCCATGGCGCTATTTTTTGATCACCAGCGATGATAAGCAGATACTGGAGAACACCATGACCCTTAAACTGGCACCCAAAAGTGTCATAAGTAACCCTGGCTGGATAAAACCCGGCCAGGCCAGCTGGGAGTGGTGGAACGATGCAACGCCTTACGGTCCGGATGTGAATTTTGTATCGGGTTATAACCTCGATACTTATAAGTATTATATCGACTTCGCCTCGAAATATGGCGTTAAGTACATCGTAATGGACGAGGGCTGGGCAAAAAGCACCACTGATCCCTACACCCCTAATCCGAAAGTCGACCTTAAAGAACTGATTCGTTATGGTAAAGAAAAAAAAGTTGGGATTATTCTATGGCTTACCTGGCTGACCGTTCACAATAATATGGACGTGTTCAAAACCTTCCACGAGTGGGGCATTAAAGGTGTAAAGATAGACTTCATGGATCGCAGTGACCAATGGATGGTGAAATACTATGAAAATGTAGTGAAGGAGGCCGCAAAGAATGAAATATTTGTTGATTTCCATGGCGCCTTCAAACCGTCGGGACTGGAATATAAATATCCAAACCTGCTAACGTACGAAGGTGTACGCGGTCTGGAAAATATGGGGGGCTGCTCGCCGGATAACAGCACTTATCTGCCTTTTATGCGCAATGCTGTTGGCCCAATGGACTTCACGCCGGGTGCCATGATCAACATGCAACCCAACGTTTACCGCGCCGATCGCCCTAATGCTGCCGCTATCGGCACACGTGTGAACCAGTTGGCCATGTATGTGGTTTTTGAGAGCGGTTTATCCATGCTATGCGACAATCCTACTTTATACTATCGCAATGCCGACTGTACCGAATTTATCGCCAGCGTACCTACTACATGGGATGAGACGAAGGCGCTTATTGCCGATGCCGGGCAGATAGCCGTAGTTGCCAAACGCAAAGACCAAAAGTGGTTCATCGGCGGGATGGTAAACGGCAAAGAGGATACCCGTGAAGTTGAACTGAACTTTGACTTTTTACCCAAAGGCAAGACCTATACCATGACTTATTTTGAGGATGGTATAAATGCGGGGCGCCAGGCAATGGACTACCGCAAGAAGACAAAAGAAGTTAAATCCGGAGATAAGATGACGATTACCATGGTACGAAATGGCGGCTGGGCTGCCAGTTTGGAGTAA
- a CDS encoding BT_3987 domain-containing protein, producing MKKTYSKVVILLAMCYFLQGCKEDTILPDQDESLYNQLYMPQAVKSAVVKTLIEKPEDQTLIYGANIGGMRSPESDIKVSFHVDQDMAAAYNSTNHTSYEIPPAESFQLSSTEAVIKKGTFATEPLKLSIKTTGAGLKLFKTYLIPITITSDHMTNANLKTTFFLVRCEPDIANYPDYDRSGWTVIDFSTQESSGEGPNNGRAIFAFDNNINSFWHSQWTGSGSRLPHYLTVDMGMTTTVHGCNFIQRQASGVAGKADSVLISYSLDNNEWKEAAGIHLQAVQSQQKIWLPDFIEARYLKFTIVTTHSEQFSNMAEIGAY from the coding sequence ATGAAAAAAACATACAGTAAAGTAGTTATACTCCTAGCCATGTGCTATTTCCTTCAGGGTTGCAAAGAGGATACTATCCTGCCCGATCAGGATGAATCACTATATAACCAGCTATACATGCCCCAGGCGGTAAAAAGCGCCGTTGTGAAGACGCTAATAGAAAAACCGGAAGACCAGACGCTGATTTACGGAGCGAATATTGGTGGAATGAGGTCTCCGGAGAGCGATATCAAGGTTTCTTTCCATGTAGACCAGGATATGGCCGCTGCCTATAACTCAACGAATCATACTTCTTATGAAATACCACCGGCAGAATCTTTTCAGTTAAGTAGTACTGAGGCGGTAATAAAGAAAGGCACGTTCGCGACCGAGCCGCTGAAGTTGTCTATAAAAACCACGGGCGCAGGATTGAAACTTTTTAAGACCTATTTGATACCGATCACGATTACCTCTGACCATATGACAAATGCGAATCTTAAAACAACCTTTTTCTTAGTAAGGTGCGAGCCGGATATTGCAAATTATCCGGATTATGACCGCTCTGGTTGGACGGTCATAGATTTTTCAACACAGGAATCCAGCGGCGAGGGGCCAAATAACGGACGGGCTATATTTGCGTTTGATAATAACATCAATTCGTTCTGGCATTCACAGTGGACAGGCAGCGGCAGCCGGCTACCTCACTATTTAACTGTTGATATGGGCATGACAACAACTGTTCACGGATGTAATTTTATCCAAAGGCAGGCAAGTGGCGTTGCTGGTAAGGCAGATTCAGTTCTGATCAGCTATAGTTTGGATAATAATGAATGGAAAGAAGCTGCGGGTATTCATCTGCAGGCGGTACAATCACAACAAAAAATATGGCTGCCGGATTTTATCGAGGCACGTTATCTCAAATTTACCATCGTTACAACGCATAGCGAACAATTCTCAAATATGGCTGAAATTGGCGCTTACTAG
- a CDS encoding family 43 glycosylhydrolase, giving the protein MKRILLILSVASIALFTPSCKKNNTDDTINKVDPPVQQAKSFKNPLIDGADPFVAQKDGYYYFLSTRGGDIAIAKTRAMSQLATAANKVVWTPAQNTEYSADIWAPELHFLAGKWYIYFAASQSGVDNSNRMFVLENGNADPTQGTWTFKGKIFDATNDQWAVDGSILTIGDKNYLIWSGWESVSERFKQLIYIAPMSNPWTLSGPRVPISSPTNVWEKYEPSSMGIGVNEGPIALQRDANSPMFVIFSASRYTSDNYCLAQIQLKTGGNPLIAADWINKKQVFVRNDNAAVYGPGHNGFFTSSKTDDKGVIQTENWFIYHARSVPNQPNGARTSRMQKLTWNTDGSPNFGSAIGTNVDIPKPIGE; this is encoded by the coding sequence ATGAAAAGAATATTACTAATATTATCAGTTGCTTCGATCGCGCTGTTTACTCCGTCGTGTAAAAAGAATAATACAGACGATACCATTAATAAGGTTGATCCACCCGTACAACAGGCGAAATCTTTCAAAAACCCTTTAATAGATGGCGCGGACCCATTTGTAGCGCAAAAAGACGGCTACTATTATTTCTTGTCTACACGGGGCGGTGATATAGCCATTGCAAAAACGCGTGCGATGTCACAGCTTGCGACTGCAGCAAATAAGGTGGTATGGACACCAGCGCAAAATACCGAATACTCTGCTGATATCTGGGCGCCTGAACTTCATTTTCTTGCCGGAAAGTGGTACATCTATTTCGCCGCCTCCCAAAGTGGTGTTGATAATAGCAACCGCATGTTTGTGCTCGAAAATGGAAACGCCGACCCGACACAGGGAACATGGACATTTAAGGGCAAGATATTTGATGCAACCAATGATCAATGGGCTGTAGACGGCTCGATACTTACCATTGGCGACAAAAACTACCTGATATGGTCTGGATGGGAAAGCGTTTCGGAGAGGTTTAAGCAACTTATCTATATAGCGCCAATGTCGAATCCGTGGACGCTTAGCGGGCCAAGGGTACCGATATCATCGCCAACGAACGTATGGGAAAAATACGAGCCCAGCTCTATGGGCATCGGAGTAAATGAAGGCCCTATAGCTTTACAACGGGATGCAAATAGTCCCATGTTTGTTATTTTCTCCGCCAGCCGCTATACCAGCGATAACTACTGCCTTGCTCAAATTCAACTAAAAACGGGCGGCAATCCTCTGATTGCGGCAGATTGGATCAACAAAAAACAGGTTTTCGTACGAAACGACAATGCCGCTGTTTATGGCCCGGGACATAACGGTTTTTTTACCAGCAGCAAGACAGATGATAAGGGCGTAATACAAACCGAAAACTGGTTTATCTATCATGCGCGAAGTGTGCCTAATCAGCCAAATGGTGCACGGACAAGCCGAATGCAGAAACTTACCTGGAATACCGACGGCTCGCCAAACTTTGGCAGCGCCATCGGCACTAACGTGGACATTCCTAAGCCTATAGGCGAATAA
- a CDS encoding DUF6377 domain-containing protein, with protein sequence MIWIGFVMLLFVTIVLVFQLVLFRKQMIRIKMDNRIIQEKNTELEDLNGKLWESSRIQEELTGLFFKTCSSYIERLDRVRYKAQYNIKSGKYQDAANLLGNVQTQKERDLIYSTLDKITLTLFPDFVASINSLLKPEDKIWLKEGEMLTATLRIFALIRLGITSVDAIAKILDYTVNTVYTYKTRIKGKALIPPELFEQKIMEIKFTGDRSVWPALPTKFFISFISEHFRKV encoded by the coding sequence ATGATTTGGATAGGCTTTGTTATGCTCCTGTTTGTAACCATCGTACTTGTTTTTCAGTTGGTATTGTTCCGTAAGCAAATGATCCGCATTAAAATGGATAACCGGATAATTCAAGAAAAGAACACAGAATTAGAGGACCTGAACGGTAAGCTTTGGGAATCATCGCGCATACAGGAAGAACTGACTGGACTCTTTTTTAAAACCTGCTCGTCCTACATAGAAAGGTTGGATAGAGTAAGATACAAAGCACAGTATAACATAAAATCAGGGAAGTATCAGGATGCTGCAAATTTACTGGGTAATGTACAAACACAAAAAGAAAGAGATCTAATTTACAGCACCTTAGACAAAATCACCCTAACACTCTTCCCCGACTTTGTCGCCTCAATTAATTCCCTGTTAAAGCCAGAAGACAAGATATGGCTAAAAGAGGGTGAAATGCTGACGGCGACACTACGCATATTCGCTTTGATACGTTTGGGGATAACGAGCGTTGATGCCATTGCTAAGATACTTGATTACACCGTTAACACCGTGTACACCTATAAAACACGTATTAAAGGCAAGGCATTAATACCACCCGAATTGTTTGAACAAAAGATTATGGAGATCAAATTCACCGGCGACCGCAGTGTTTGGCCGGCGTTGCCGACTAAATTTTTTATATCGTTCATCAGTGAACATTTTAGAAAAGTATAG
- a CDS encoding RagB/SusD family nutrient uptake outer membrane protein, which produces MKIKHIINAVLAFCLLASSSCSDYLDKMPDDQKTMDIVWKSQKETEAYLYNVYSQLPDDINIYSGFPWVGAADELDVVWERYQTASINVGNWAPTNVYYNPWPSFYQAIRASFVFENNVDKNFQLSESLKKQYKAEVKFLRGYYYWRLLRQYGPFVLIDKETTFDDDWNKYPRTPYDRCVEYICQMMDEASADLPFTWKSSPKWLGKADQVACKAVKSQVLLMAASPQWNGNPDYASFKNPDGTPLTSTTYSEDKWRQAAAAAKAVIDAAASSPAGQEIRLYKNNENGDATFNPYKSVRDVHLAKWNCEVLWGTAREDRDITELERHMTPRPGGWNGLGPTQRVVDAFFMNNGRTIEDPASSYQETGFAQSAHPNWKRDHVDEIRSGNSWGNRVGEWNMYANREARFYASIVYNGRPLPQVSNDDRNVYSSNKNKNGWGRVELYSSGVSGSGSTDHSTTGYLMLKFTHPDSNPYRNQFGAWRQHTYIRLAEIYLNYIEALNEYDPGNPDIQKYWDLIRERAGLPSIFDTYPEIKGNKAKQLEYIIRERQVELCFEGDRYFTTRRRLLSDKVDTQRPEERRMYGDNGGMYGMNVLAGDDFSSTNFYNRTRFENRVFTKKMYLWPMPQSEMDRNKSMVQNPGW; this is translated from the coding sequence ATGAAAATCAAACATATTATCAACGCAGTTCTTGCCTTTTGTCTGCTGGCGTCAAGTTCGTGCTCCGATTATTTAGACAAGATGCCTGACGACCAGAAGACAATGGATATAGTCTGGAAAAGCCAGAAAGAAACCGAAGCGTATTTATATAACGTATACTCTCAGTTGCCGGATGACATCAACATTTATAGTGGGTTCCCGTGGGTCGGGGCGGCAGATGAATTAGACGTTGTGTGGGAACGTTATCAGACGGCGAGCATCAACGTTGGCAACTGGGCCCCTACTAATGTTTACTACAACCCCTGGCCAAGCTTTTATCAGGCAATCAGGGCTTCCTTTGTTTTTGAGAACAATGTCGACAAGAACTTCCAGCTAAGCGAATCGCTGAAGAAGCAATATAAAGCAGAGGTTAAATTTTTGAGAGGCTACTATTACTGGCGCTTACTCAGACAGTACGGTCCTTTTGTTTTGATAGACAAAGAAACAACTTTTGATGATGACTGGAATAAATACCCCAGAACTCCTTATGACCGTTGTGTTGAGTATATCTGCCAGATGATGGATGAAGCGTCAGCTGATCTTCCATTCACATGGAAATCAAGCCCCAAATGGCTGGGTAAGGCCGATCAGGTTGCCTGTAAAGCCGTTAAATCGCAGGTTCTTCTGATGGCGGCGAGCCCTCAATGGAATGGAAACCCTGATTATGCTTCATTTAAGAATCCGGACGGCACTCCACTGACCAGTACGACCTATAGTGAGGATAAGTGGAGACAGGCTGCTGCGGCTGCTAAGGCAGTAATAGATGCGGCTGCATCCTCTCCGGCGGGACAGGAAATCAGGCTTTACAAGAATAATGAAAACGGAGATGCAACTTTCAATCCCTATAAATCGGTCAGGGACGTCCATTTAGCAAAATGGAACTGTGAGGTTTTATGGGGAACTGCAAGAGAAGACAGAGACATAACCGAGCTGGAAAGGCATATGACTCCCAGGCCTGGCGGTTGGAACGGTTTAGGCCCTACTCAGCGGGTCGTTGATGCATTTTTCATGAACAACGGAAGGACGATTGAAGATCCCGCGTCCTCATACCAGGAGACGGGATTTGCTCAGTCTGCACATCCTAACTGGAAAAGAGACCATGTGGACGAAATCAGGTCGGGGAATTCGTGGGGGAACCGCGTTGGCGAATGGAATATGTACGCCAACAGGGAAGCCCGTTTTTATGCCAGTATTGTGTACAACGGCCGGCCCTTGCCCCAGGTTTCGAATGATGACAGGAATGTGTATTCGAGTAATAAGAACAAGAATGGATGGGGCAGAGTTGAATTGTACTCGTCGGGTGTATCCGGATCAGGCTCCACCGATCACTCTACAACAGGCTATTTGATGCTTAAATTCACCCACCCCGACAGCAATCCTTACCGGAACCAATTCGGCGCCTGGCGTCAGCACACCTATATCCGTTTAGCTGAAATATATCTCAACTACATTGAAGCTCTTAATGAATATGACCCGGGCAATCCAGACATCCAAAAATACTGGGATTTAATCAGAGAACGTGCCGGCCTCCCCAGCATATTTGATACATATCCGGAAATAAAAGGGAATAAGGCTAAACAGCTGGAATATATTATCAGGGAACGTCAGGTTGAATTATGTTTCGAAGGCGATCGTTATTTCACTACCCGCCGCCGGTTGCTCTCCGACAAGGTAGATACGCAAAGGCCTGAAGAAAGACGGATGTATGGTGATAACGGAGGAATGTACGGCATGAATGTGCTCGCAGGAGACGACTTCAGCTCTACCAATTTCTACAACCGGACACGATTTGAGAACAGAGTCTTTACGAAGAAAATGTATTTATGGCCTATGCCACAATCAGAGATGGACAGGAATAAATCAATGGTTCAGAACCCTGGCTGGTAA